CCAGCAGTTCCTGTTGTTGATCGGCCACGGGGCCACCGAGATGTGCACCGATCCAGAACGACAATTCCCGAGGTAAATCAGGAAGGTCTTCCGGCAGTTCGGTGGGAGAGTCAGTGAGCTTGCCTGTGAGCTCGACCACATCACGCAGGGCTGTAGTCACCGATTCGGTGAGCGTGTGCAAAGCATCGATGTTGTCTTCCGGATCGTCTTCGATCCAGCTGACCATGGCACTTCGGAAGGGTGTTTCTCGGGTCACGTTCAACACCCTGAACCGCTGTTGGCCAAGCGTGATGATGTTGCTTCGGCCGTCCTCGCCGGTCTGGTGTTGAATCACTTCCGCGCAGCAGCCAATCGGGGCCATGCTCTGGCTGCGGGGATCCCAACGCACCACGCCAAAACGTCGATCGCTTTCGAGGACGCTCTGCAGCATCATTCGATAG
This region of Synechococcus sp. NOUM97013 genomic DNA includes:
- a CDS encoding LON peptidase substrate-binding domain-containing protein, with translation MADLSVRELPLFPLPDVVLFPSDVLPLHIFESRYRMMLQSVLESDRRFGVVRWDPRSQSMAPIGCCAEVIQHQTGEDGRSNIITLGQQRFRVLNVTRETPFRSAMVSWIEDDPEDNIDALHTLTESVTTALRDVVELTGKLTDSPTELPEDLPDLPRELSFWIGAHLGGPVADQQQELLELTCTRTRLEQEFEMLDETRRQLAARTVLRDTLSSADSGNDG